In Oscillatoria salina IIICB1, the genomic window GCGCAAATGGAAGCAACAGCATTAGCGGCGGGAGGCGTAGATGGTATTATCGTCGAAAATTTTTTTGATGCGCCTTTTGTCAAAGACGAAGTAGACCCAGCAGTAGTAAGTGCGATGACGCTGATCGTGCAGCGTTTAATGAATTTAGTGATGTTACCAGTGGGGATCAATGTTTTAAGAAATGACGCCAAAAGTGCGCTCGCGATCGCCAGTTGCGTTGAGGCTCAATTTATTCGAGTAAACGTCCTCACTGGGGTGATGGCAACCGATGGAGGTTTAATTGAAGGTAACGCTCATCAATTAATGCGTTATCGTCGGGAATTAGGCAGCAATGTCCAGATTTTAGCAGACGTGCTGGTAAAACACGCCCGTCCCCTCGGCTCGCCAAATCTGACTACAGCAGTACAAGAGACAATCGAGCGAGGTTTAGCCGATGGCGTAATTTTATCGGGTTGGGCAACAGGTAGCCCACCGAACTTAGAAGATTTAGAGCTAGCAGTGGCGGCTGCCAAAGGAACCCCAGTTTTCATTGGTAGTGGCGCAGATTGTGACAACATCGGTAAACTGATGCAAGCTGCCGATGGGGCGATCGTCGCTAGTTCCCTAAAACGACACGGGCGAATAACGGAACCCATTGACCCAATTCGCGTGTCTCAGTTTGTAGAAGCTGCTAGAGAAAGCGTAAACTCGAAGGAGGAAGAAGTAGAAACACAAACCGTGTCTTCAGTCAAGCTTCCTTCTTGATGAAAGTCATCACTGTAACTACATAGGGAAATTTTTGAAGAAAATGAGCCGCCGACGTTCTACTCCTTGGATTCAACGCTGGTCGCGTCCGATAATTGGTGCGATCGCGATCGTAGGTGCAATTTTAACTGCTTATCTGACTGTGGTTAAACTCACTGGTGGTGAGGTTACTTGTGCTGCTGATGCTGCCGCCTCAGCTAGTAGCTGCAATGATGTCCTCAATAGTCCTTATGCTACGGTTTTTGGTCTGCCACTGTCTTTGTTTGGTTTTCTTGCTTATACCAGTATGAGTGTGTTTGCTCTTGGTCCTATAGCAATGAAGGGAGAAGGCAATAAACGACTCAAAAATCAACTCGAAAATTGGACTTGGTTACTACTGTTAGCTGGTGCGACATCGATGAGTGTCTTCAGCAGTTATTTGATGTACATTCTAACTACTGAAATTCAAGCAGTGTGTCTTTACTGCATCGGCTCGGCTCTTTTCTCCCTGAGTTTGTTAATTCTGACAGTTATTGGTCGGGAATGGGAAGATTTCGGACAAATTTTCTTCACTGGTACTTTAGTTGCAATGGTGACGTTGGTAGGAACTCTGGGAGTTTATTCTGGTATTAACTCTCCAGAAGTTACCTCATCCTCAGGTCAGACTGTTATTCCTGTAGCTACTACACAACCAGTACCGCCTTATGGTTGGGAAATTACGACTACCTCTGGCGAAGCAGAAATTGCCTTGGCTAATTATTTGACCGAGATTGGCGTGAAGAATTACGGTGCTTTTTGGTGTCCCCACTGCTACGAACAAAAACAATTGTTTGGTAAGAAAGCATTTGCGGAAATTGATTACATTGAATGCGACCCTCGCGGGGTAAATCCTCAACAAGAAGTTTGTCAAGCAACGGGGATTAAATCTTATCCAACTTGGGAGATTAAAGGTCAGTTATACCCAGGCGTAAAAACTCTGGATGAATTAGCTGAATTGTCTGATTATCAAGGTACCAAAAACTTTAAATACACAATGCCAGAAAGTTAACAGTTAGTAGCGATCGATACTCGCATCTACTAGTTAGTTAAGCAAAGACAAACAACTGCTTGCCGATCGCTGGAAATAGACGGCAAGCTCGGACAGGGTGCAAGCCTAACTAAAGTTAAATCTGAGGTTAGGAATTCGCTATGAAGGTATTGAAGATATTCAACTAATCAGCAAATAATCGTACTTGTTAGTTGGAAAAGTGCAAAAATTAGCAAACCCTGTCGTTTGATTACAGTAAATGAAAAAAAAGAGTTTGCGAGTAAGGCTGAAGCGGTGGTTGAGCGGCGATCGCCGCATATTACGCCGAGTATTACTGAGTGCTTTCAGCGTTGCAGGTGGAGTAATTATTTTGCGTTTGAATGGGTTGTTACTGGCTGGAGAATTAGCAGTTTACGACCAAATGTTCCGTCTGCGCGATTGGCGCGATCGCCAAACTTTCGACGATCGCTTTTTAATTGTTGAAATTAACGAGGAAGATATTCAACAGGTGGGAAAGTGGCCCATTCCTGATGGGGTGATGGCACAACTTTTGCAGAAATTAAATGCTTCACAACCACGGGCGATTGGTTTAGATATTTATCGGGATTTGGCAGTAGAACCGGGACATGAAGAATTTGTTGAGGTTTCTAGTCGAATTCCTAATCTGATTGGCATTGAGAAACTCGAAGCTAAAAATACTCCTGCTGTGCCACCACCGCCACAATTGAGTGAAAAAGATGGGGTGGGATTTAATAATGTGGTGACAGATGCTGATGGTAAAGTGCGTCGCTTTTTGCTTTACTCTCATCAACATGGCAAACTACACACCAGTTTTGCTCTCAAATTAGCTTTACTTTATCTTGAGTCTGAAGCAATTACTCCTCAACCAGCAACGATAAATCCGGATTATTTACAACTGGATAAAGGAGTTTTTCGCTCTTTTAAAACCAATGATGGTGCTTACATCCGAACTGATGCTAAAGGCTACCAAGTATTAGCAAATTATGTCCATCCCGCTAAGTTTCGGAAAGTGTCGATGGGTGATGTTTTGTCCGATCGAGTATCAGCAGATTTAGTACGCGATCGCCTAGTTTTGATCGGTTGGACGGCATCAAGTGTTAAAGATTTCTTTTTGATCCCTTACAGTACTAGTTTCTCTCAAGATCCTCAACTGTTTTCTGGGGTAGAGTTACACGCTAATTTTATTAGTCAAATTCTCAGTGCGGCAATTTCAGGTAGATCTTTGATGAGAGTTTTGCCTGAATTGCTAGAATGGCTCTGGATTCTTGGCTGGGCTTTGGTTGGAGCAATAATAATTTCTTCTTCGCCAAATCCGCTCCAGGGTTCTGTTGCTCTTTCAATTGCTGCTGTTGTTCTCACTGGTGGTGCTTATCTAGCTTTTTTAGTTGGCTGGTGGTTGCCTTTGGTTCCACCTTGGTTGGGATTGATCGGTTCTGCAATGGTGGTTACTAGCCAGTTGGCTCATCAACAAGAAGAACTTAAACGTTCTCAAGAATTTCTCCAAAGTGTGATTGATAAGATTCCCGATCCAATTTTTGTTAAGGATAAAGATTATCGCTGGATTATTCTCAATCAGGCTTTTTGTGATTTTAGCGGTTATTCGTTGGGGGAATTATTGGGTAAAACTGACCGCAATATTTTTCCGGCGAATGAAGCTTATGTTTTTTGGTCTCAAGATCGCTTTGTGTTTGAGAATAATACTGCTTGCGAAAATGAAGAGAAGTTTACTGATGCTCAAGGGATGACGCATTTAATTGCGACGAAAAGGTCGCTGCATCAGGATGCGGCTGGTAATGTCTTCTTAGTTGGGGTAATTCGCGATATTACTGAACGTAAGCGCCTGGAAGAGCAATTAAGGCAGTTGGCGGCTGATTTGAGCCGCCATAATGCGGAACTTAAACGTTCTGCACAACGCTTGCACCAAGATGCTTATTATGATTCTCTGACGGGTTTGGGGAATCGTAAATTCTTCTACGAAAGTTTGGCAAAATCTCTGGAATGGGCGCAAAGAAGTAAGCAACTGGTGGGTTTGTTGTTTCTCGATTTGAATAAGTTTAAACCTGTTAATGATACTTTCGGACACGATGTTGGAGATCTGTTGCTGAAAGAGGTGGGCGTGCGCTTAACTAAAAGCTTACGCAGCAGCGATGTGGTTTCTCGTCTCGGTGGTGATGAATTTACGGTCATTCTTCCAGGTATTAAGCAGGGGGAAGATGCTGAGAAGGTGGCGCAAAAGATTACTGCGGCTATGTCGGAATGTTTTTTTATTGGCGAGCATAAGATTTGCGTAACCGCTAGTATCGGTATTAGTGTCTATCCGGATGATGGGGAAACTATTGAGGAATTAATTAAGCAAGCTGATGCACAGATGTACAAATTAAAACAACTTAAGTGCGATCGCGCTTAAGTTTTTCTTACTTGGGGTGCAAGCTGAGTTGTCAGGATATTCTGTCTTTTTGCTCTTTATCTCTATTTGATTTTTTGTGGTAATTTCTAGGTCGTTAAGTATCTTTTTTGACGAAAATTTGGCGCTCGAGGAAAATTTAGTGCTCAGGTCATCTCCTGGTTTTCTCTGAAAGTTAAGTTATACTTGATGAAGGGTTTAAAAACTTGACAACATTTTCTTTATATAGTAGAAATTTCTTTCAGTAAAAATACAGAGAATTTGGTTTTTGCTCTTCCCAAAACTGGGGATCGGTGAATATACTGAAAGAAGAAAGGGTTTGCTCTTGTAAGAATTATGTTTACTTATTTTCGGATCGTGGCAACTGCGGCAATATCTTTGACACTGGTAATGGGTTTCAGCGATTTGAAAGCAAATGCACAGTCATGTTCGTGCGATCGCCTATTTTCCCCAACGCTCACACCAATTACCGCAAATTCCGAAGGATATACGCCACCAGACAACGGTAGTCCTGACAATAGTCAAGGTGCTGGCGGTAGATAATTAAAATTTGTAAGTTATTTGGAAGTTAATTGTTTGATTGAGTTGGCGGTGAGATCCACCAATGCTCCTGTTTGACTAAAGT contains:
- the btpA gene encoding photosystem I biogenesis protein BtpA, with the translated sequence MDLEQIFKTPNPIIGVVHLLPLPSSARWGGSLKAVMDRAQMEATALAAGGVDGIIVENFFDAPFVKDEVDPAVVSAMTLIVQRLMNLVMLPVGINVLRNDAKSALAIASCVEAQFIRVNVLTGVMATDGGLIEGNAHQLMRYRRELGSNVQILADVLVKHARPLGSPNLTTAVQETIERGLADGVILSGWATGSPPNLEDLELAVAAAKGTPVFIGSGADCDNIGKLMQAADGAIVASSLKRHGRITEPIDPIRVSQFVEAARESVNSKEEEVETQTVSSVKLPS
- a CDS encoding vitamin K epoxide reductase family protein; its protein translation is MSRRRSTPWIQRWSRPIIGAIAIVGAILTAYLTVVKLTGGEVTCAADAAASASSCNDVLNSPYATVFGLPLSLFGFLAYTSMSVFALGPIAMKGEGNKRLKNQLENWTWLLLLAGATSMSVFSSYLMYILTTEIQAVCLYCIGSALFSLSLLILTVIGREWEDFGQIFFTGTLVAMVTLVGTLGVYSGINSPEVTSSSGQTVIPVATTQPVPPYGWEITTTSGEAEIALANYLTEIGVKNYGAFWCPHCYEQKQLFGKKAFAEIDYIECDPRGVNPQQEVCQATGIKSYPTWEIKGQLYPGVKTLDELAELSDYQGTKNFKYTMPES
- a CDS encoding CHASE2 domain-containing protein; this encodes MKKKSLRVRLKRWLSGDRRILRRVLLSAFSVAGGVIILRLNGLLLAGELAVYDQMFRLRDWRDRQTFDDRFLIVEINEEDIQQVGKWPIPDGVMAQLLQKLNASQPRAIGLDIYRDLAVEPGHEEFVEVSSRIPNLIGIEKLEAKNTPAVPPPPQLSEKDGVGFNNVVTDADGKVRRFLLYSHQHGKLHTSFALKLALLYLESEAITPQPATINPDYLQLDKGVFRSFKTNDGAYIRTDAKGYQVLANYVHPAKFRKVSMGDVLSDRVSADLVRDRLVLIGWTASSVKDFFLIPYSTSFSQDPQLFSGVELHANFISQILSAAISGRSLMRVLPELLEWLWILGWALVGAIIISSSPNPLQGSVALSIAAVVLTGGAYLAFLVGWWLPLVPPWLGLIGSAMVVTSQLAHQQEELKRSQEFLQSVIDKIPDPIFVKDKDYRWIILNQAFCDFSGYSLGELLGKTDRNIFPANEAYVFWSQDRFVFENNTACENEEKFTDAQGMTHLIATKRSLHQDAAGNVFLVGVIRDITERKRLEEQLRQLAADLSRHNAELKRSAQRLHQDAYYDSLTGLGNRKFFYESLAKSLEWAQRSKQLVGLLFLDLNKFKPVNDTFGHDVGDLLLKEVGVRLTKSLRSSDVVSRLGGDEFTVILPGIKQGEDAEKVAQKITAAMSECFFIGEHKICVTASIGISVYPDDGETIEELIKQADAQMYKLKQLKCDRA